The following are encoded in a window of Risungbinella massiliensis genomic DNA:
- a CDS encoding nicotinate-nucleotide adenylyltransferase: MKIGIMGGTFDPIHCGHLLMAEQAREEMKLDQVWFVPAGSPPHKQTKKITDSLHRTRMVQRAVADQIDFRVSTWEIEQAGPSYTITTMKNFCMQYPESDFFLILGADMVNSLPSWYQIAELLQLVQVIALGRPGYPVEKLPDWIQGRVHWVPDSIEIQLASTQIRQRLETGRSVRYLVPDTVLAYIEENRLYGTH; encoded by the coding sequence ATGAAAATAGGCATAATGGGTGGGACCTTTGATCCAATACACTGTGGGCATCTCCTAATGGCAGAACAAGCTCGAGAGGAGATGAAACTGGATCAGGTCTGGTTTGTTCCTGCTGGGAGTCCACCACACAAACAAACCAAAAAAATTACTGATTCTCTTCATCGTACTAGGATGGTTCAACGAGCAGTGGCAGACCAAATAGATTTTCGTGTTTCTACTTGGGAGATCGAGCAAGCAGGTCCATCTTATACCATTACCACCATGAAAAACTTTTGTATGCAGTACCCAGAGTCTGATTTTTTCCTAATTCTTGGTGCGGATATGGTGAATAGCCTACCAAGTTGGTATCAAATAGCAGAACTACTTCAACTAGTTCAAGTGATTGCTTTGGGGAGACCTGGTTACCCAGTAGAAAAGCTCCCTGATTGGATACAAGGGCGTGTTCATTGGGTTCCAGACTCGATTGAAATACAACTAGCCTCTACACAAATTCGTCAGCGGCTAGAGACAGGGAGATCGGTTCGTTATCTCGTGCCAGATACGGTCCTAGCTTACATAGAGGAGAATCGGTTATATGGAACTCACTGA
- the aroE gene encoding shikimate dehydrogenase has product MQRNESDQGFRSVKDMTHRRFALLGYPVAHSKSPKMMAAAFHEMGLRATYEAISCSPENLGLTLDTLKQRGYTGLNITIPHKQAIFAYLDWVDETARSIGAVNTVVLRDGEWHGYNTDALGYIRSLSEEVSLKLPGMKVVIWGAGGAARAVGHGLLLEGVGELSLVNRTPQKARELANDLSKLRLGNVQAVSMESAEQDVRTANLIVQTTPIGMTGYPAVSPIPSDWVRMGQVVSDLIYTPLKTTLMRAAHERGATVHGGAGMLVHQGAMALELWTGQSAPIKAMRQALIAALNEAK; this is encoded by the coding sequence TTGCAACGGAACGAGTCTGATCAAGGTTTTCGAAGTGTGAAAGACATGACTCATCGTCGCTTTGCTTTGTTAGGTTATCCAGTAGCACACTCAAAATCTCCTAAGATGATGGCTGCTGCATTTCATGAGATGGGACTTAGAGCCACCTATGAGGCGATATCCTGTTCCCCTGAAAATCTGGGTTTGACATTAGATACATTAAAACAACGTGGCTATACTGGACTCAATATTACCATTCCGCACAAACAAGCAATATTTGCTTATCTTGATTGGGTTGATGAAACAGCAAGATCCATTGGAGCTGTTAATACAGTCGTACTACGTGATGGAGAGTGGCATGGATACAATACAGATGCTCTAGGTTATATCCGTTCGCTATCGGAAGAGGTATCACTAAAGCTTCCAGGGATGAAAGTAGTGATATGGGGTGCTGGAGGAGCAGCACGTGCAGTCGGACATGGACTGTTGCTGGAAGGTGTTGGGGAGCTAAGTTTGGTGAACCGAACACCACAAAAGGCAAGGGAGTTGGCGAACGATCTCTCAAAGCTAAGATTAGGGAACGTACAAGCTGTTTCTATGGAGTCAGCTGAGCAAGATGTACGTACTGCAAATTTGATTGTACAGACGACTCCAATCGGGATGACTGGCTACCCTGCCGTGTCGCCAATCCCGTCTGATTGGGTGCGAATGGGACAAGTGGTCAGTGACCTTATTTACACTCCGCTGAAGACTACATTGATGCGAGCTGCGCATGAGCGTGGGGCAACTGTACATGGAGGAGCAGGTATGTTAGTCCATCAAGGAGCGATGGCTTTGGAGCTCTGGACAGGACAGTCAGCTCCGATCAAGGCCATGCGACAGGCATTAATAGCAGCACTAAACGAGGCGAAATGA
- the rsfS gene encoding ribosome silencing factor, whose product MKHLDIAQLAVAAAEDKKAQNITLLNLQGLAVFADYFVICHGNSQTQVQAIAEGIQEKCKEQNITVRGIEGVREGRWVLMDLGDVVVHIFHRDERDFYDLERLWGDAEQIQVN is encoded by the coding sequence TTGAAACATTTAGATATTGCACAGCTTGCAGTCGCTGCTGCTGAAGACAAAAAGGCACAAAACATCACACTACTGAATCTACAAGGGTTGGCAGTCTTTGCCGATTATTTTGTTATCTGTCATGGGAACTCGCAAACACAAGTACAAGCGATAGCAGAAGGTATTCAAGAAAAGTGTAAAGAACAAAACATAACAGTTCGGGGTATAGAGGGAGTACGTGAAGGGCGTTGGGTTCTCATGGATCTAGGTGATGTGGTCGTCCATATTTTCCATCGGGATGAGCGTGACTTCTACGATCTAGAGCGGCTTTGGGGAGATGCAGAACAAATTCAGGTAAATTAA
- the yqeH gene encoding ribosome biogenesis GTPase YqeH — MERELTDVHCQGCGAILQSDNPKQVGYVPAKAKKQISCQRCFRIRHYNDIAPVTQDQDEYLRILQGIAKTDSLVVQVIDLFDLEGSWIPGIHRHIGQNQLLLLANKFDVFPKSVKWGRMKDWVREYAKDRGISPVDVIPISATKGERIAEAVEAIEHHRRGRDVYIVGASNVGKSTFLNRLIRDFSDLEEEITTSPYPGTTLDAIQIPLDDGESIYDTPGIMLNNRMTEQVHPKDLPSILPTAPINSHVYQLQQEQTLFFGGLARFDFLEGEKQPFITYMANQLYIHRTKLEKADLLYQEQKGKLLVPPTEEGALRPWKEHNFTIGGKGKQDLVISGLGWIRLRGDRARVRLYAPEGVQVLLRPAIV; from the coding sequence TTGGAAAGAGAACTAACTGATGTTCATTGCCAAGGATGCGGTGCCATCCTTCAGTCTGATAATCCAAAACAAGTTGGCTACGTTCCTGCTAAAGCGAAAAAGCAGATTTCGTGTCAGCGTTGTTTTCGAATTAGACATTATAATGATATTGCGCCCGTTACACAAGATCAGGATGAATATTTGCGTATTCTGCAAGGGATTGCGAAGACAGATAGTCTGGTCGTACAAGTAATCGATTTATTCGACTTAGAAGGTAGTTGGATTCCAGGTATTCATCGTCATATCGGACAAAACCAGCTACTACTACTTGCTAATAAATTTGATGTCTTTCCTAAAAGCGTCAAATGGGGTCGAATGAAAGACTGGGTACGTGAATATGCCAAAGATCGTGGGATATCTCCAGTAGACGTAATTCCGATCAGTGCTACGAAAGGGGAACGGATTGCGGAAGCAGTAGAGGCAATTGAACATCACCGACGTGGACGTGATGTTTATATAGTAGGTGCTAGCAATGTTGGGAAGTCTACGTTCTTAAACCGTCTGATTCGGGACTTTAGTGACTTAGAAGAGGAGATTACTACTTCACCTTATCCAGGAACTACTTTGGATGCGATTCAGATTCCACTCGATGATGGAGAATCGATTTACGACACTCCTGGAATTATGCTAAACAATCGGATGACGGAGCAAGTTCATCCAAAAGATCTGCCTAGTATATTGCCAACTGCACCAATCAACTCTCATGTTTATCAATTACAACAAGAACAAACGCTCTTTTTTGGAGGTTTGGCACGTTTTGACTTCTTGGAGGGTGAGAAGCAACCTTTTATTACCTATATGGCGAACCAGCTCTACATACATCGAACGAAGTTAGAAAAGGCAGATTTACTCTATCAGGAACAAAAAGGTAAATTGCTAGTCCCCCCAACAGAAGAAGGAGCTCTCCGTCCTTGGAAAGAGCATAATTTCACGATTGGTGGCAAAGGAAAACAAGATTTGGTCATTTCGGGTCTTGGTTGGATTCGTCTAAGAGGGGACCGTGCACGAGTTCGCCTTTATGCACCAGAAGGAGTGCAAGTATTGTTGCGCCCTGCTATTGTGTAA
- a CDS encoding YqeG family HAD IIIA-type phosphatase yields MVPDQYLPSIYAIDFRELRQRGITSLIVDLDNTLVEATRADATPRLIEWLDSIKQQGFRVMIVSNNNQTRVSKFAIPLQIPFIHAARKPLNRAFKRALKELGSQKEETVVVGDQLLTDVFGGNRMGFHTILVVPVSKMEGFFTKINRRLERAIFHWMKKRGYLNWKEN; encoded by the coding sequence ATGGTTCCTGATCAATACTTGCCATCCATCTATGCAATCGATTTCCGTGAATTACGGCAGAGAGGAATTACCTCTTTGATCGTCGATTTAGATAATACATTGGTGGAAGCGACGAGAGCAGATGCGACGCCCCGTTTGATAGAATGGCTGGATTCCATAAAGCAGCAAGGTTTTCGTGTAATGATCGTTTCTAATAACAATCAAACAAGAGTCTCTAAATTTGCTATACCACTACAGATTCCGTTTATTCATGCTGCAAGAAAACCACTAAATCGTGCTTTCAAACGTGCTTTAAAAGAACTTGGTTCTCAAAAAGAAGAGACAGTCGTTGTAGGTGATCAGTTGCTGACGGATGTGTTCGGTGGTAACAGAATGGGCTTTCACACTATTTTAGTGGTACCTGTCTCCAAAATGGAAGGCTTTTTTACCAAGATCAATCGACGTTTGGAACGTGCTATTTTTCACTGGATGAAGAAAAGAGGATATTTGAATTGGAAAGAGAACTAA
- the yqeK gene encoding bis(5'-nucleosyl)-tetraphosphatase (symmetrical) YqeK yields the protein MELTEIISAVRQELPERRFAHTQRVVETALELAEIFGENREKIKIAGYLHDYCKFWSADRLTEWIRKHQLPSELLDHNKELWHGPVGAEVARSQFGVQEDDILDAIRYHTSGRPNMGLLEKIIFLADFVEPGRQFPGVERARELVKQDLNEAMLYVLEHTIVFLIEKGQKVYPQTLYARNAYLEENKTSIKKG from the coding sequence ATGGAACTCACTGAAATTATTTCGGCTGTCCGCCAAGAACTACCAGAACGGCGTTTTGCCCATACACAGAGAGTTGTCGAGACTGCGCTTGAATTGGCGGAGATTTTCGGAGAAAACAGGGAAAAGATAAAGATAGCTGGATATCTACATGATTATTGTAAATTTTGGTCAGCGGACCGCTTAACTGAATGGATACGAAAACATCAATTGCCTTCTGAGCTACTTGACCATAACAAAGAACTATGGCATGGTCCAGTCGGTGCAGAAGTAGCCCGTAGTCAGTTTGGGGTGCAAGAGGATGATATATTAGATGCAATCCGATATCATACATCTGGCAGACCCAATATGGGTTTGTTGGAAAAAATTATTTTTCTTGCAGATTTTGTGGAACCAGGGCGTCAGTTTCCAGGTGTGGAACGAGCTAGAGAACTTGTGAAACAGGACTTGAATGAAGCGATGCTATATGTATTAGAGCATACTATTGTATTTTTGATTGAAAAAGGACAAAAAGTGTATCCTCAGACACTTTATGCTAGAAATGCATATTTAGAGGAGAATAAAACAAGTATTAAAAAAGGATAG
- a CDS encoding C40 family peptidase, producing the protein MKKFAVSLLVFTFIMLSIVPVSLAEENNETAYVDVAAATLWVEPDLTRDIDKTSFTNPVDLRKWTTSMTYEEKLWLVGNLETQALLGNKVTILERKGDWVKVVVHGQGTPRDERGYPGWMPANQLVYNKKFAKMDNSPFIMVTSTTTRLYENASLSKQKMEISFNTRLPYITQTPSAYLVLMPNGQKAWIKKSDAKKYNSVKDIPQPTGEDIVETAKKFLGLPYLWAGTSGFGFDCSGFTLTVFQANGINIPRDSSPQSKSGISVAKEDLQKGDLLFFAYNNGKGRVHHVGIYIGNGMMIHSPNTARTVEIIPMDTLGYVEEYAGAKRYLP; encoded by the coding sequence ATGAAAAAATTTGCTGTTTCTCTACTAGTTTTTACTTTCATAATGCTTTCTATCGTTCCTGTTAGTCTGGCAGAAGAGAACAATGAAACAGCTTATGTTGATGTGGCTGCTGCTACGCTTTGGGTAGAACCTGATCTTACACGTGATATTGATAAAACGTCCTTTACCAATCCTGTGGATCTACGGAAATGGACAACTTCCATGACTTATGAAGAAAAACTGTGGTTAGTGGGTAATTTGGAAACACAAGCTCTTCTTGGAAATAAAGTAACCATTTTGGAAAGAAAAGGCGACTGGGTAAAAGTGGTTGTCCACGGACAAGGTACACCACGGGATGAGAGAGGATATCCTGGTTGGATGCCAGCGAATCAACTTGTGTATAACAAAAAATTTGCTAAGATGGACAATTCTCCTTTTATCATGGTAACTTCTACAACAACTCGGCTTTATGAAAACGCTTCCTTAAGTAAGCAAAAAATGGAGATCAGTTTTAATACGCGCCTTCCTTATATCACACAAACACCATCAGCCTACCTCGTGCTCATGCCGAATGGACAAAAAGCATGGATAAAAAAATCGGATGCTAAAAAATATAATTCGGTAAAAGATATTCCCCAACCAACAGGAGAAGATATTGTCGAAACAGCGAAAAAATTCTTGGGCCTCCCTTATTTATGGGCGGGAACAAGTGGTTTTGGCTTTGACTGTTCTGGTTTTACGTTAACAGTTTTCCAAGCAAATGGGATCAATATCCCCAGAGACTCTAGTCCACAATCCAAATCAGGAATTTCAGTTGCTAAGGAAGATTTACAAAAAGGTGATTTACTCTTCTTTGCTTACAACAATGGAAAAGGAAGAGTTCACCATGTTGGAATCTATATCGGAAATGGCATGATGATCCACTCACCAAACACTGCTAGAACAGTAGAAATCATTCCAATGGACACTCTGGGTTATGTCGAAGAATATGCAGGAGCCAAGCGTTATCTTCCATAG